A genome region from Pirellulales bacterium includes the following:
- a CDS encoding replication-associated recombination protein A — translation MNLFAASEEANRQRALPLAARMRPRTLAEFTGQSHFLAEGKLLRRLLAADRLSSVVFYGPPGTGKTTLARLLAGESKSHFEQVNAVTSGVKELRDVIAAAQDRLAAEGRRTLLFIDEIHRFSKAQQDVLLPDVESGTIVLVGATTQNPFFALTSALVSRSQVFQFEPLTKDDIRSIVRRALTDAQRGLGRYPVNLHDDALEFLAEVSDGDARRALSALEIGVLSSRERPIEFTRELAAESVQRKAIQYDRSGDAHYDAASALIKSIRGSDPDAGLYWLARMLNAGEDVRFLARRLVILASEDVGNADPHALPLAVAAMQACEFVGLPECQLHLAQAVTYLACAPKSNACTVGIGEASRDVNEGRLVPVPVHLRDRHYAGAKRMGHGAGYEYSHDAPEGVAAQDYLGVEREYYRPVDRGFERELAERLEQIRARLRTSRQPADAPPR, via the coding sequence ATGAACCTGTTTGCCGCCAGCGAAGAAGCCAATCGCCAACGGGCCCTGCCCTTGGCCGCGCGGATGCGACCGCGCACGCTTGCCGAGTTTACGGGCCAATCGCATTTTCTGGCCGAGGGGAAGTTGCTGCGCCGGTTGCTGGCGGCCGATCGACTCAGCTCGGTGGTGTTCTACGGCCCGCCCGGCACCGGCAAGACTACGCTGGCCCGGCTGCTGGCCGGCGAGAGCAAGAGCCACTTCGAACAAGTCAACGCCGTGACCAGCGGCGTCAAGGAGCTGCGCGACGTGATCGCGGCGGCCCAAGATCGGTTGGCGGCCGAAGGTCGGCGGACGCTGCTGTTCATCGACGAGATCCACCGGTTCAGCAAGGCACAGCAGGACGTGCTGCTGCCCGACGTCGAGAGCGGCACGATCGTGCTGGTCGGCGCGACGACGCAGAATCCCTTTTTTGCGCTGACCAGCGCGCTGGTCAGCCGCAGCCAGGTCTTCCAGTTCGAGCCGCTGACCAAGGACGACATCCGCTCCATAGTCCGGCGCGCGCTGACCGACGCGCAGCGCGGGCTGGGGCGCTACCCGGTGAACCTGCACGACGACGCGCTGGAGTTTCTGGCCGAGGTCAGCGATGGCGACGCGCGGAGGGCCCTGTCGGCGCTCGAGATCGGCGTGTTGTCGAGCCGCGAACGCCCCATCGAGTTTACCCGCGAGCTGGCCGCCGAATCGGTGCAGCGCAAAGCGATTCAATACGATCGTTCGGGCGACGCTCACTACGACGCCGCCAGCGCACTGATCAAGAGCATCCGCGGCAGCGACCCCGACGCGGGTCTATACTGGCTGGCGCGGATGCTGAATGCCGGCGAAGACGTGCGGTTCTTGGCGCGGCGGCTGGTGATCCTGGCCAGCGAGGACGTCGGCAACGCCGACCCGCACGCCCTGCCCCTGGCCGTGGCGGCGATGCAGGCCTGCGAGTTTGTCGGCTTGCCCGAGTGCCAATTGCACCTGGCCCAGGCCGTGACCTATCTGGCCTGCGCGCCGAAGTCAAACGCTTGCACCGTGGGCATCGGTGAGGCCAGCCGCGACGTGAACGAGGGGCGGCTCGTGCCCGTCCCGGTGCATCTGCGCGACCGCCACTATGCCGGCGCCAAGCGGATGGGGCATGGTGCCGGATACGAGTATTCGCACGATGCGCCCGAGGGGGTCGCGGCACAGGACTATCTGGGCGTCGAGCGGGAGTATTACCGGCCGGTCGACCGCGGCTTCGAGCGCGAATTGGCCGAGCGGCTGGAGCAGATTCGGGCCCGGCTGCGTACTTCGCGGCAGCCGGCCGATGCGCCGCCCCGCTAG
- a CDS encoding DUF1499 domain-containing protein produces the protein MWTFLLIVLVIVVAVAAILATQIDDWSRDLSQNTARTDSAAADPGLHPLRVRASVDDAAVAVAAAAATLPRWAVADRTVSATAGARLAFVRTTPLMRFKDDIVITISPLPEGGVIVDAESKSRVGKGDLGQNPRNIKELFAAIKVQLGERAVQP, from the coding sequence GTGTGGACGTTTTTGTTGATTGTGCTGGTGATCGTCGTGGCCGTGGCCGCGATCCTGGCGACGCAGATCGACGACTGGAGCCGTGACCTGTCGCAAAACACGGCCCGCACCGACAGTGCCGCGGCCGATCCAGGGCTGCATCCGCTGCGCGTGCGGGCCAGCGTCGACGACGCGGCCGTGGCCGTGGCGGCCGCCGCGGCCACGCTGCCGCGGTGGGCTGTTGCGGATCGCACGGTTTCGGCCACGGCCGGCGCCCGGTTGGCCTTCGTCCGCACCACTCCGCTGATGCGCTTCAAGGACGATATCGTGATCACTATTTCGCCGCTGCCCGAGGGCGGAGTGATCGTCGATGCCGAAAGCAAGTCGCGCGTGGGTAAGGGGGACCTCGGTCAGAATCCGCGCAACATCAAAGAGCTGTTCGCGGCGATCAAGGTGCAACTGGGCGAACGCGCGGTACAGCCGTAA
- a CDS encoding PA0069 family radical SAM protein: MNPQQPPRIVGRGTQAQPANRFEATHLEPDFEQLEHDEDLQAPRRTVPTQFLPDRSQSLITRNDSPDVAFDWSINPYRGCEHGCAYCYARPYHEYLGLSAGLDFETRILVKHDAPALLRKELGHPNWRGELIALSGVTDCYQPVEAELRLTRGCLEVMLEARQPVAIITKNALITRDLDVLAELAQNKLVAVNVSITSLDQGLTRRLEPRTSAPQARLRAIRELSAAAVPVRVMMAPIMPGINDHEIPQVLEAAREAGASSATYTLLRLPLAVEPIFRAWLAEHRPLAQDRVEALIRETRGGQLYDPAFDQRMRGQGNYAQQIGAMFQVFKAKHGLNQPPPSLDSSQFRPPREPSGQMRLF, translated from the coding sequence ATGAACCCGCAACAGCCACCACGCATCGTCGGCCGGGGTACGCAGGCGCAGCCGGCGAATCGCTTCGAGGCCACGCACCTGGAGCCCGACTTCGAGCAACTGGAGCACGACGAAGATCTCCAGGCCCCGCGGCGCACGGTGCCCACGCAGTTCCTGCCCGACCGTTCGCAATCGCTGATCACGCGCAACGACAGCCCCGACGTCGCGTTCGACTGGAGCATCAATCCTTATCGCGGCTGCGAACACGGCTGCGCGTATTGCTATGCCCGCCCCTACCACGAGTATCTCGGCCTGTCGGCCGGGCTCGATTTCGAGACCCGCATTCTGGTCAAGCACGACGCGCCGGCACTCTTGCGCAAAGAGCTGGGCCATCCGAATTGGCGCGGCGAATTGATCGCACTGTCGGGCGTGACCGACTGTTATCAGCCGGTGGAAGCCGAGCTGCGGCTAACGCGCGGCTGCCTGGAGGTGATGCTCGAGGCCCGACAACCCGTGGCGATCATCACGAAGAACGCCCTGATCACGCGCGATCTCGACGTACTCGCCGAGCTGGCGCAAAACAAGCTCGTCGCCGTCAACGTGAGCATCACGTCCCTCGATCAGGGACTGACGCGCCGGCTCGAGCCGCGGACTTCGGCGCCCCAGGCCCGCTTGCGAGCCATTCGCGAATTGAGCGCGGCCGCCGTGCCGGTGCGGGTGATGATGGCGCCGATCATGCCCGGCATCAACGACCACGAGATTCCGCAGGTGCTCGAAGCGGCCCGTGAGGCCGGCGCATCGAGTGCGACCTACACGCTGCTGCGGCTGCCGCTGGCGGTCGAACCGATCTTTCGCGCGTGGCTGGCCGAGCATCGGCCGCTGGCGCAAGACCGCGTCGAAGCCCTGATTCGCGAGACCCGGGGCGGCCAGCTCTACGATCCGGCGTTCGACCAACGCATGCGCGGCCAAGGCAACTATGCCCAGCAGATCGGCGCGATGTTCCAGGTGTTCAAGGCCAAACACGGCCTGAATCAGCCGCCGCCGTCGCTCGACAGTTCGCAGTTCCGGCCGCCGCGCGAGCCCTCGGGACAGATGCGGCTGTTCTAA